In the Anaerosporomusa subterranea genome, one interval contains:
- the mraZ gene encoding division/cell wall cluster transcriptional repressor MraZ, whose product MLLGEYQHSIDAKGRVILPAKFREEIGENCIATKGLEKCLFVYPKQEWSIIESKLKQLPLAKAEARAFVRFFFSGAAELECDKQGRVLVPGNLRDYAALDKDIVIIGVLNRIEIWDKTAWEEYNNQIGPTVNDIAEHLVDLGI is encoded by the coding sequence ATGTTATTAGGCGAGTACCAACATAGCATTGATGCCAAAGGCCGCGTCATTTTACCTGCTAAATTCAGAGAAGAGATTGGCGAGAATTGTATCGCTACCAAAGGTTTGGAGAAGTGTCTATTTGTATATCCTAAGCAAGAGTGGAGCATAATTGAAAGCAAACTGAAACAACTTCCCTTAGCAAAAGCTGAAGCCCGGGCGTTTGTAAGGTTTTTCTTCTCCGGCGCTGCTGAGTTGGAATGCGACAAACAGGGTAGAGTGCTTGTTCCCGGTAATCTTCGTGACTATGCGGCACTCGATAAAGATATCGTCATTATTGGTGTGTTAAACCGAATTGAAATTTGGGACAAAACGGCATGGGAAGAGTATAACAATCAGATCGGCCCGACAGTCAATGACATTGCGGAACATCTGGTTGATTTGGGAATATAG
- a CDS encoding YbaK/EbsC family protein codes for MQFHLFDASTHTADLAAQALGVTPGQIAKTLVFLADGKPLLVVTCGDRRVDTKKLVKVFGVKKLKFADAQTVFSLTGFPPGGVSPIGSLQPLPVYVDQSLYQYDIVYAAAGTANSALPISPNRLLQITEGCLIDVC; via the coding sequence TTGCAATTCCACCTGTTTGACGCCAGCACGCATACCGCTGATTTAGCCGCTCAGGCGCTGGGCGTAACACCTGGGCAAATCGCCAAGACGTTGGTTTTCTTGGCTGATGGCAAACCGCTATTAGTCGTCACTTGTGGTGATCGCAGGGTAGATACGAAGAAACTAGTGAAAGTCTTTGGCGTTAAGAAACTAAAATTTGCTGACGCACAGACAGTCTTTTCCCTAACAGGTTTCCCACCAGGCGGCGTCTCGCCGATCGGCTCGCTGCAGCCGCTGCCGGTGTATGTTGACCAGAGCCTGTATCAATATGATATCGTTTACGCCGCCGCGGGAACGGCCAATTCAGCGTTGCCGATTAGCCCGAACCGACTGCTGCAAATCACTGAAGGCTGCCTCATTGATGTTTGCTAA
- a CDS encoding DUF1858 domain-containing protein — translation MSVIDKSMSIIDIVQKYPQTVEIFRNYGMGCLGCVAARFENLEQGASAHGIDVASLVADLNKAVGQD, via the coding sequence ATGTCAGTAATTGATAAATCGATGAGCATTATCGATATTGTTCAAAAATATCCGCAAACAGTTGAAATTTTTCGTAATTACGGAATGGGATGTCTGGGATGTGTAGCCGCCCGCTTCGAGAACCTTGAGCAAGGCGCTTCCGCCCATGGTATCGACGTCGCCTCCCTAGTCGCGGATTTGAATAAGGCTGTTGGGCAGGACTAG
- the mraY gene encoding phospho-N-acetylmuramoyl-pentapeptide-transferase — MQNVFFAAVAALVIALAAGPLVIPALRRLKFGQSIRQEGPQRHYAKSGTPTMGGVIILSALTISTLFFAGGSAEIWLCLFITLGHGLIGFLDDFIKVALKRSLGLRAREKLLGQIIMSFALAYFVTTVLGLGTDIWIPFAGTFDFGPFYYVLIFFVLVGATNAVNLTDGLDGLAAGTTTVAALAYMAISLMVQKEALAIFSAALAGACVGFLKYNAYPAKVFMGDTGSLALGGALATVAVLTKTELLLVVVGGVFVAEALSVIIQVISFKTTGKRVFRMSPVHHHFELSGWAETKVVKTFWLTGVLLAIVAVLVLLISRAGGVF, encoded by the coding sequence ATGCAGAATGTATTTTTCGCTGCTGTCGCCGCACTGGTTATAGCACTGGCTGCTGGTCCGCTGGTCATTCCTGCGTTGCGCAGGCTGAAGTTTGGTCAGAGCATCAGACAAGAAGGGCCGCAACGCCATTATGCCAAATCAGGCACGCCAACTATGGGCGGCGTCATTATTTTGAGCGCATTAACAATTTCTACATTGTTTTTTGCTGGCGGCAGTGCAGAGATTTGGTTATGCTTATTTATCACCTTGGGGCATGGGCTCATCGGTTTTCTCGATGATTTTATCAAAGTTGCACTCAAGCGCTCACTTGGTTTACGCGCGAGAGAAAAACTGCTCGGGCAGATTATCATGTCCTTTGCGCTGGCTTATTTTGTGACCACTGTTTTAGGGTTGGGAACAGATATTTGGATTCCGTTTGCCGGCACGTTTGATTTCGGGCCTTTCTACTATGTTCTTATCTTTTTTGTACTGGTTGGGGCTACAAATGCAGTCAATCTGACAGACGGCCTCGATGGTTTGGCCGCCGGCACTACGACTGTGGCTGCTCTTGCGTATATGGCAATTTCGCTCATGGTTCAAAAAGAAGCATTGGCTATTTTTTCTGCAGCATTAGCTGGAGCCTGTGTAGGTTTTTTAAAGTATAACGCCTATCCGGCAAAAGTGTTCATGGGCGATACCGGCTCATTGGCGTTAGGCGGCGCGTTAGCTACGGTGGCTGTTTTGACTAAGACAGAATTACTGTTAGTGGTAGTCGGCGGCGTTTTTGTGGCTGAAGCGCTATCTGTCATTATTCAAGTTATATCATTTAAGACAACAGGCAAACGGGTATTCAGGATGAGTCCGGTTCACCATCATTTTGAGCTGTCTGGCTGGGCAGAGACAAAGGTGGTAAAAACGTTCTGGCTTACAGGGGTATTGTTAGCTATTGTGGCTGTTTTAGTTCTACTTATCAGCCGTGCTGGAGGGGTATTTTGA
- a CDS encoding UDP-N-acetylmuramoyl-L-alanyl-D-glutamate--2,6-diaminopimelate ligase, with protein MAKYLPDLLALITSVETRGNRSVTIENIAYDSRKVSPNSLFICLKGGSVDGHDFAAAAVEKGAVAILAEREVDLPPHVTLIITANVRLAMQNIVPYFFDYPSREMRMIGITGTNGKTTTTYLIRSILQEAGYRVGLIGTIQTMIGEQVLPVKNTTPDVLDLQETLRKMADAKLDYVVMEVSSHALSLGRVAGCEFDVGIFSNLTQDHLDFHQTFDNYIQAKAKLFDMLSQPVQNKQRKTAVINLDAVAADIMLKHADCPTLTYAIENQDADLKASQIDITSKGANFVILGSFGEQRLSLKITGDFNVYNAMAAIGAALAEDVPLATIVRAIENANSVPGRFELVDAGQPFSVIVDYAHTPDGLENVLQTARRFAQRRVIAVFGCGGDRDRTKRPIMGRLAAKYAEVIIATSDNPRSEDPSAILREIEAGIRDAIRPDACYEVIVDRREAIAKALSAAQPDDVVVIAGKGHETYQVLKDKVIDFDDRAVVREIIREME; from the coding sequence ATGGCCAAATATTTACCTGATTTGCTAGCATTAATCACTTCGGTCGAGACTAGAGGCAATCGGTCCGTTACTATTGAGAACATCGCGTATGACTCACGTAAAGTTAGTCCCAATAGCCTGTTTATTTGCCTTAAAGGCGGTAGCGTGGATGGGCACGACTTTGCCGCAGCCGCAGTTGAAAAGGGAGCAGTTGCCATTTTGGCTGAGCGGGAGGTTGATCTTCCGCCGCATGTAACGCTTATTATTACTGCTAATGTCAGACTAGCGATGCAGAATATTGTTCCTTACTTTTTTGATTATCCGTCACGCGAGATGCGAATGATTGGCATAACCGGCACCAATGGGAAAACGACGACTACCTATTTAATTCGCTCGATTTTACAGGAAGCTGGGTATCGGGTTGGTCTGATTGGCACGATCCAAACGATGATAGGTGAACAAGTGTTGCCAGTCAAAAATACCACTCCTGATGTACTTGATTTACAGGAAACCTTGCGGAAAATGGCTGACGCAAAGCTGGATTATGTCGTGATGGAAGTATCTTCGCATGCGCTTTCATTGGGCCGAGTTGCTGGCTGTGAATTCGATGTCGGCATCTTTTCTAACTTGACCCAGGATCATCTTGATTTTCATCAGACGTTTGATAACTATATTCAAGCAAAGGCAAAATTGTTTGACATGCTGAGTCAACCGGTTCAGAATAAACAGCGTAAGACGGCTGTTATTAATTTGGATGCTGTTGCTGCGGATATTATGCTGAAGCATGCAGATTGTCCAACGCTTACCTATGCTATCGAAAATCAGGACGCAGACCTCAAGGCCAGCCAAATTGATATTACTAGCAAGGGCGCTAATTTTGTTATTTTAGGCAGCTTTGGCGAGCAAAGATTAAGCCTAAAGATTACAGGTGACTTTAACGTGTATAATGCCATGGCAGCGATTGGCGCCGCCCTGGCGGAAGATGTACCTCTTGCTACGATTGTTCGGGCGATTGAAAACGCCAACAGTGTACCTGGTCGCTTTGAACTCGTGGATGCGGGGCAACCTTTTAGCGTGATTGTCGATTATGCGCATACTCCGGACGGCTTAGAGAATGTTCTGCAAACCGCCCGTCGCTTCGCTCAGCGCAGGGTAATCGCGGTCTTTGGCTGCGGCGGTGACAGAGACAGGACGAAACGTCCGATTATGGGACGATTGGCTGCAAAATATGCGGAGGTAATTATCGCTACATCGGATAATCCTCGCTCTGAAGACCCATCCGCTATTCTGCGTGAAATTGAAGCAGGCATCAGAGATGCGATTCGTCCTGACGCCTGCTATGAAGTGATTGTTGATCGGCGTGAGGCGATTGCTAAAGCACTAAGCGCGGCGCAACCGGACGATGTTGTTGTCATTGCTGGCAAGGGACATGAAACCTATCAGGTATTGAAGGATAAAGTGATTGATTTTGATGATCGTGCAGTGGTGCGGGAAATTATCAGGGAGATGGAGTAA
- the rsmH gene encoding 16S rRNA (cytosine(1402)-N(4))-methyltransferase RsmH, with protein sequence MEFRHVSVLLDETVDRLVTDSDGTYIDCTLGGAGHGLKICGALQAGGRYVGIDRDPAAIQTAQIKLNQVDCRVDLVRANFSEIKQVSQNLGLTDIHGILFDLGVSSHQLDTAERGFSYMNDGPLDMRMNPDDKISAFDVVNRYSEQSLAKLIAEYGEEKWAKRIAAFIAAARKERPVETTNQLVDIIKHAVPAAARREGPHPAKRTFQAIRIEVNGELAILRQALLDGVQLLRPGGRICVITFHSLEDRIVKRTFQELTKSCTCPPSFPICVCKTKPLLRLAGKAVSPSVQEVEDNPRARSATLRVAEKL encoded by the coding sequence ATGGAATTTCGACATGTTAGCGTGTTATTGGATGAAACCGTAGATCGTTTAGTAACAGATAGTGATGGGACTTATATAGATTGTACCTTAGGCGGCGCCGGACATGGATTGAAGATATGCGGTGCACTCCAGGCGGGTGGCAGATATGTGGGGATTGATCGCGACCCGGCGGCGATTCAAACTGCGCAGATAAAACTAAACCAGGTTGATTGTCGAGTCGATTTGGTACGTGCGAACTTTTCCGAAATCAAGCAAGTATCGCAAAATCTGGGCTTGACAGATATTCATGGGATACTTTTTGATTTAGGAGTGTCCTCACATCAATTAGATACAGCCGAACGAGGTTTCTCGTATATGAACGATGGTCCGCTCGACATGCGCATGAATCCTGACGATAAAATTTCGGCGTTCGATGTTGTTAATCGGTATTCAGAACAATCGCTAGCAAAGCTGATTGCTGAGTATGGTGAGGAAAAATGGGCTAAGCGGATTGCCGCCTTTATCGCAGCTGCACGCAAGGAACGTCCAGTGGAAACCACTAATCAACTTGTTGATATTATCAAACACGCAGTTCCTGCCGCCGCCAGGCGTGAGGGGCCGCACCCCGCGAAACGAACCTTTCAGGCGATTCGGATCGAAGTGAATGGTGAGTTGGCAATTTTACGGCAAGCGCTGCTTGATGGGGTGCAGTTATTGCGACCAGGTGGAAGAATCTGTGTTATTACGTTTCATTCACTAGAAGATCGGATCGTGAAACGAACCTTTCAAGAATTAACGAAGTCATGTACTTGTCCTCCGTCATTTCCGATCTGTGTATGTAAGACAAAGCCGTTGTTACGGCTCGCCGGTAAAGCAGTCAGCCCGTCTGTTCAAGAAGTAGAAGATAATCCACGTGCTCGCAGCGCGACTCTAAGAGTGGCCGAGAAACTGTGA
- a CDS encoding FeoA family protein — MRGRQLIKLIPGERGNVTCFSGLEEQHARKLLALGVFPGMVVEVLQVSPTLVIRFEHTQLALDREIASHIYVTSR, encoded by the coding sequence GTGCGAGGAAGACAACTAATTAAGCTGATCCCTGGTGAGCGGGGAAACGTCACCTGTTTCTCCGGCCTAGAAGAACAGCATGCTCGAAAACTGCTGGCTTTGGGCGTTTTTCCTGGGATGGTAGTCGAAGTTCTGCAGGTGTCGCCAACACTGGTTATTCGCTTTGAGCACACTCAGCTTGCGCTTGACCGTGAGATTGCTTCGCATATTTATGTAACGAGCCGATAA
- a CDS encoding stage V sporulation protein D, translated as MASASHGTIRKRVAWLLLFTTIIISGLTVRLMYLQFYRSSWLTENATDQRVREVPVEAKRGIVFDRNGKPMIISVSTESIYAIPAQVQDAEKTAAKMAAILALDQEKLAVKLKRRQAFTWIMRKADTDTASKIKQLNLPGIGFTQEGKRHYLYDNLASHVLGFTGIDSQGLDGVELTFDSYLKGRAGSVVIEYDARGHEIPYAHQRYVPAIEGNNLYLTIDLVLQQIVERELDRVIRETQAKAATIIAMDPRSGEVLALANRPDYNPNKFAEYSPKLWRNIAVSNTYEPGSTFKIITTAAALKEKAVKLDDKFFDPGFTEVQGRNIRCWKHGGHGSQTFVEVVEHSCNVGFVNVGLRLGRDPFYNYIESFGFGQPTNIDLSGEASGIMIKRSAIKPINIATIAIGQSIAVTPIQLLTAVSAVANGGQLLRPQIVREVKDKDNQILRTFQPDIKKQVLDLETASVVRGILERVVENGTGRNAFVENGHVAGKTGTAQKVEGGAYAPDKFIASFVGFAPANDPQIAMLVVIDEPSGLYYGGQIAAPVFGRVMQDALQYLGVSKLASANQPAESHTVVPDVIGKPLQDGIKELKKAGLAYRIEESGEQVTDQVPKPNSRVPAGSKVLLYTRTPRFDTVEITAPTVEGLGPKEAFEVLRELGLLPQMMGTGSKVVKQDPAPGAKIAPGSTFFLYLE; from the coding sequence GTGGCGTCAGCTTCACATGGTACAATACGCAAACGTGTGGCTTGGCTTTTATTGTTTACAACGATCATTATCTCCGGATTAACGGTTCGCCTTATGTATCTTCAATTCTACCGTAGTTCCTGGCTGACAGAGAACGCGACAGATCAACGGGTCAGGGAGGTACCTGTAGAAGCAAAACGGGGAATCGTGTTTGACAGAAATGGCAAACCAATGATTATTAGCGTCAGTACAGAATCTATTTATGCAATACCCGCTCAGGTTCAAGACGCCGAAAAGACAGCAGCCAAGATGGCTGCTATTTTGGCGTTAGACCAAGAAAAACTTGCCGTTAAGCTCAAGCGCCGTCAGGCCTTTACCTGGATCATGCGCAAAGCCGATACAGATACAGCATCGAAAATCAAACAACTCAATCTGCCTGGTATTGGTTTCACTCAGGAGGGAAAACGTCATTACCTGTATGATAATCTAGCCTCCCATGTGCTCGGATTTACTGGGATCGACAGCCAAGGGCTAGATGGCGTAGAATTGACGTTTGACAGTTACCTCAAGGGGCGCGCAGGCAGTGTTGTCATTGAATATGATGCGCGTGGTCACGAGATCCCTTATGCACATCAACGCTATGTACCAGCAATTGAAGGGAATAATCTATACCTGACCATCGATCTAGTCCTGCAACAGATTGTGGAACGTGAGCTTGATCGTGTTATTCGGGAGACGCAAGCCAAAGCAGCCACAATTATTGCGATGGACCCCCGCAGCGGCGAAGTTCTTGCTTTAGCCAACCGTCCTGATTACAATCCAAATAAATTTGCTGAATACTCGCCAAAACTCTGGCGCAATATCGCTGTTTCCAATACCTATGAACCAGGATCGACGTTTAAAATTATTACCACTGCTGCTGCGTTGAAGGAAAAGGCGGTTAAATTGGACGATAAGTTCTTCGATCCGGGCTTTACAGAAGTTCAGGGGCGCAACATTCGCTGCTGGAAGCATGGCGGTCATGGCAGCCAAACCTTTGTTGAAGTTGTCGAGCATTCATGCAATGTTGGTTTTGTCAATGTTGGGCTCCGCCTGGGGCGTGATCCATTTTACAATTATATCGAGTCCTTCGGTTTTGGGCAGCCGACAAATATTGATTTATCCGGCGAGGCGAGCGGCATTATGATCAAGCGATCAGCGATTAAACCGATTAATATCGCGACAATCGCTATCGGGCAGAGTATTGCGGTAACGCCAATCCAATTGTTGACCGCCGTATCCGCAGTTGCAAATGGCGGGCAACTACTGCGGCCACAGATTGTCAGAGAAGTGAAAGATAAGGACAATCAGATTTTGCGCACGTTTCAGCCAGATATTAAAAAACAAGTCTTAGATTTGGAAACAGCATCGGTAGTAAGAGGAATTTTGGAAAGAGTTGTGGAAAATGGTACCGGAAGGAATGCTTTTGTCGAAAATGGTCATGTCGCAGGTAAAACTGGTACAGCGCAAAAAGTTGAAGGCGGCGCGTACGCCCCGGATAAGTTCATTGCTTCATTTGTTGGCTTCGCACCGGCGAATGATCCGCAAATTGCCATGCTGGTTGTTATTGACGAACCTTCTGGCTTATATTATGGCGGTCAGATTGCAGCCCCGGTTTTTGGTCGCGTGATGCAGGATGCCCTTCAATATCTTGGGGTGTCTAAGCTAGCTTCAGCCAATCAACCTGCTGAAAGTCACACAGTTGTTCCTGATGTAATTGGCAAGCCATTACAGGATGGAATAAAGGAATTGAAAAAGGCAGGGTTGGCCTACAGAATTGAGGAGTCTGGCGAGCAGGTGACAGATCAGGTACCTAAGCCGAATAGTCGGGTACCGGCCGGTTCGAAAGTTTTACTTTATACGCGGACCCCTAGGTTTGATACAGTGGAGATTACTGCCCCAACTGTTGAGGGGTTAGGACCAAAAGAGGCGTTTGAAGTGTTGCGTGAATTGGGTTTACTACCACAGATGATGGGAACGGGATCAAAAGTGGTCAAACAAGATCCTGCTCCTGGCGCAAAAATTGCCCCAGGCTCGACATTCTTCCTCTATCTTGAGTAG
- a CDS encoding UDP-N-acetylmuramoyl-tripeptide--D-alanyl-D-alanine ligase produces the protein MAEFLLQEVLTATGGSASSDKMTRFCSISTDTRLLQPGSLFIALSGEHFDGHNYLNTAAENGAVGVIVSRRDIAVPAGVIVIVVADTRRALQDLARFHRQRFSGPVIAITGSNGKTTTKDMTAAVLSSRLSTLKTQANFNNEIGLPLTLLRLDQSHQVAVVEMGMRGKGEIQELAAIALPTIGVVTTVGETHIELLGSVENIAAAKAELVEAIPEDGTVILNGDNPLVRAMAKKTPAKIVFYGMVDAEVTAKAIIQTETGMSFDCCWPNQSFRVDLATFGRHNIYNALAAIAVGRELGLTPAEICQGIASFVPDGMRLQVQAIGQYRVINDAYNASPLSMAASIEALKDIAAGRTVAVLGDMLELGDFAVEAHRKIGEKLAAQRIDLVITVGNLSRNIAQAAMEVGLHVEACDNHEAARQMLKKFLRAGDTVLLKGSRGMKMEQLLDVFA, from the coding sequence ATGGCTGAGTTTTTATTACAGGAGGTTCTAACGGCAACTGGCGGCAGTGCAAGCAGTGACAAAATGACGAGATTCTGCAGCATATCTACTGACACGCGGTTGCTTCAGCCGGGAAGCTTATTTATCGCTCTGTCTGGAGAACACTTTGACGGGCATAACTATCTCAACACTGCGGCAGAAAATGGCGCTGTTGGGGTCATTGTTAGCCGGAGGGATATTGCGGTCCCTGCCGGTGTTATCGTTATTGTCGTTGCTGACACGAGGCGTGCTTTGCAGGACTTAGCGAGATTTCATCGTCAGCGTTTTTCTGGACCGGTCATTGCCATTACCGGGTCGAACGGCAAAACAACAACCAAGGATATGACTGCCGCCGTTTTATCTTCACGGTTGTCTACATTGAAAACACAAGCCAATTTCAATAACGAAATTGGCTTGCCACTGACGCTGTTGCGCCTGGATCAGAGTCATCAGGTAGCTGTTGTCGAAATGGGCATGAGGGGCAAAGGTGAGATTCAAGAGCTAGCCGCTATTGCTTTACCGACAATCGGTGTTGTTACAACTGTAGGAGAAACTCATATTGAACTGCTCGGATCGGTGGAGAATATCGCTGCAGCCAAAGCTGAACTGGTTGAAGCAATTCCCGAGGATGGCACAGTCATTTTGAATGGTGACAATCCACTGGTTCGCGCGATGGCAAAGAAAACTCCCGCCAAGATTGTGTTTTACGGTATGGTGGATGCGGAAGTTACCGCAAAGGCTATTATCCAGACTGAAACAGGGATGTCATTTGACTGCTGTTGGCCAAATCAAAGCTTTCGTGTGGATCTAGCTACGTTTGGCCGTCATAACATATACAACGCATTGGCCGCAATTGCTGTTGGGCGAGAACTGGGATTGACGCCGGCAGAAATTTGTCAGGGGATAGCATCATTTGTCCCTGACGGTATGCGGTTGCAGGTCCAAGCCATTGGCCAATATCGGGTGATCAATGATGCCTATAATGCCAGCCCGCTTTCGATGGCTGCTTCCATCGAGGCGCTGAAAGATATTGCTGCAGGCAGAACAGTGGCTGTGCTTGGCGATATGCTGGAATTAGGTGATTTTGCCGTAGAAGCTCACCGTAAAATTGGTGAGAAGCTAGCTGCTCAGCGAATTGATCTAGTGATAACTGTTGGCAATTTGTCAAGAAATATTGCTCAGGCTGCGATGGAAGTAGGACTTCATGTGGAGGCATGCGACAATCACGAAGCTGCCCGACAGATGCTAAAGAAGTTTTTGCGGGCGGGCGATACCGTATTACTTAAGGGCTCTCGTGGAATGAAGATGGAACAGCTTCTCGACGTATTCGCCTAG
- the murD gene encoding UDP-N-acetylmuramoyl-L-alanine--D-glutamate ligase: MNFTNKSFLVLGAGISGISAANVLSSLGGVSTLSDAKSYDELSEESRNKISAGVRLEFGRQDKALLDGQDYLVLSPGVSIYHPLVDAAQGRGIPVFSEIEIAYHLSEAPIIAITGTNGKTTTTTLIGEMVKTLGKKTVVGGNIGIALSREVLGLPADGLVVAEISSFQLEAIHDFRARIAAVLNLTPDHIDRHRNVETYQLMKERIFANQQASDYTVLNFDDLTVREMAARTAGQVLFFSRKQQLAEGVCVDAGIITVHWQGKSVAICPISDMNLRGAHNLENALAACGVAYLAGVKPADMARVLREFAGVEHRIEPVATIKGVAYFNDSKATNPESAVKALEAFSGHIILIAGGRDKNTDLHEFMTLVSERVDHLILIGEAAARFAQEAGKHAVKNIHTAETFSAAVALAYRLAAPPQVVLLSPACASYDMFNNYEERGKLFKALVRDLSAN, from the coding sequence ATGAATTTTACGAATAAGTCCTTTCTTGTTCTGGGAGCAGGTATCAGCGGGATTTCAGCAGCAAATGTTCTGTCAAGCTTAGGTGGGGTCTCCACGCTAAGTGACGCAAAATCATATGATGAACTATCAGAGGAAAGTCGCAATAAAATCAGTGCTGGCGTGAGACTTGAATTCGGCCGTCAGGACAAGGCTTTGCTTGACGGGCAGGATTACCTGGTCTTATCGCCAGGGGTTTCTATTTATCATCCTTTAGTTGACGCAGCTCAGGGCAGAGGTATTCCTGTCTTCAGTGAGATAGAAATTGCTTATCATCTGTCAGAGGCGCCGATTATCGCTATCACCGGTACGAACGGTAAGACGACAACAACTACCTTAATAGGTGAAATGGTCAAAACCTTAGGCAAGAAAACTGTGGTTGGCGGCAATATCGGGATTGCACTCTCGCGAGAGGTTCTTGGGTTACCTGCAGATGGCCTTGTTGTCGCGGAAATTTCGAGCTTTCAACTGGAGGCGATTCATGACTTTCGGGCTCGGATTGCTGCAGTCTTGAATCTGACGCCAGACCACATTGACCGCCACCGTAATGTTGAAACCTATCAACTGATGAAGGAACGCATTTTTGCTAATCAGCAGGCAAGCGATTACACCGTTTTAAATTTTGATGACCTCACTGTTCGGGAGATGGCGGCTCGCACTGCGGGGCAAGTCTTATTTTTCAGTCGCAAACAGCAACTCGCAGAAGGCGTTTGTGTTGATGCCGGTATCATCACAGTGCATTGGCAGGGGAAATCAGTAGCCATTTGTCCAATTAGTGATATGAACTTACGGGGAGCGCATAATCTCGAAAATGCTCTTGCCGCGTGTGGTGTTGCGTATTTAGCTGGCGTTAAACCTGCAGACATGGCTCGCGTACTGCGGGAGTTTGCCGGGGTAGAGCATCGCATTGAGCCGGTGGCTACAATCAAGGGTGTGGCTTACTTTAACGACTCCAAGGCGACAAATCCGGAGTCAGCGGTTAAAGCACTCGAGGCATTTTCCGGTCACATCATACTGATTGCCGGCGGCAGAGATAAGAACACTGATTTACATGAATTCATGACACTTGTCAGTGAACGGGTTGACCACTTGATTCTCATTGGTGAAGCCGCTGCGCGTTTTGCGCAAGAGGCGGGAAAACATGCAGTAAAAAATATTCATACAGCAGAGACCTTCTCTGCCGCCGTTGCTTTAGCGTACCGACTTGCAGCCCCACCGCAGGTAGTCTTATTATCTCCCGCCTGCGCTAGTTATGATATGTTTAACAACTATGAGGAGCGGGGAAAACTCTTTAAGGCTCTTGTTCGCGATTTGTCAGCTAATTAG